A genomic stretch from Sphingobacterium sp. ML3W includes:
- a CDS encoding SDR family oxidoreductase has product MEKKTYLIFGISKGLGRAITLHLPDPSDVVFGVSRSKPDYLEDNANVCWVPSDLSNPVEAVNAIKDRIKNTKIDYFIYNVGIWENNAFSDDYDFASSPVAEISSLINTNVTSCILNIQSALDNLKQAENAKIILIGSTWGLDNHNGREVAFSATKFALRGVVHALREQLRPDQIAVSILNLGYLATAHDDENNLETNTHEINDDLIPLSDVIQALRFIISTSKASCVKEIHMPAMNDRNV; this is encoded by the coding sequence ATGGAAAAGAAAACATATCTTATTTTCGGCATTAGTAAAGGATTGGGAAGGGCAATCACACTGCATCTTCCAGATCCGTCTGATGTTGTATTTGGAGTGTCCAGAAGTAAACCCGATTATTTGGAGGACAACGCTAATGTGTGTTGGGTGCCGTCTGACCTATCCAACCCTGTGGAGGCTGTTAACGCAATCAAAGACAGGATAAAAAATACGAAAATTGACTATTTTATCTATAATGTCGGTATTTGGGAGAATAACGCTTTTAGCGACGACTATGATTTTGCGTCTTCTCCGGTAGCGGAGATTAGCAGCCTGATCAATACCAATGTCACTTCATGTATTTTAAATATTCAATCAGCATTGGATAATTTGAAGCAGGCCGAAAATGCCAAAATTATATTGATCGGTTCTACATGGGGGCTTGACAACCACAATGGAAGGGAAGTTGCGTTTTCAGCAACAAAATTTGCACTGCGGGGTGTGGTTCATGCATTGAGAGAACAACTTCGACCTGATCAGATTGCAGTATCTATATTGAACCTTGGTTATCTGGCAACAGCGCATGATGATGAGAATAATCTGGAAACGAACACTCATGAAATAAATGACGATCTTATTCCATTATCGGATGTCATTCAGGCGTTAAGATTTATTATCTCGACATCAAAAGCAAGTTGTGTAAAAGAGATTCATATGCCGGCAATGAATGACAGGAATGTATAA